A single genomic interval of Zingiber officinale cultivar Zhangliang chromosome 4A, Zo_v1.1, whole genome shotgun sequence harbors:
- the LOC121969759 gene encoding uncharacterized protein LOC121969759 — protein MDNSLMNLGTTASLFSSSACDFSMRVRSIEDNSKGINKVSSYVNDVDCPEKYFALCLGQSLNSLDVIKKSSMIVPASSVTEIDKSCDLGLNFQLLHGDAKTSNPKSIATPDDSHIGNSLDLQLSLSIGSSGSVISGIKHFLDPIQYSLEASAMVSSVPTNDEEGTSSSCWMFGGYMDTTFHNSETSGSFSSGKIGCKEYDSLDGAVDHPLTMFNTLKSPIVFTSEITHLQHNSTKNCQFQGCVKRARGASGLCIAHGGGRRCQKLGCQKGAEGRTIFCKAHGGGHRCEHLGCTKSAEGRTDYCIAHGGGRRCIHENCSHAARGKSGLCIRHGGGKRCKKENCTKSAEGYTGLCISHGGGKRCQFPSCTKGAQGSTMFCKAHGGGKRCTFLGCTKGAEGSTLFCKGHGGGKRCLFDGGGVCPKSVHGGTLFCVAHGGGKRCVAPSCTKSARGRTSYCVRHGGGRRCKYEGCGKSAQGSTDFCKAHGGGKHCAWGQLYSNVGVGDAPCDRFSRTKAGLCAAHHSLQQDQCIHDESTAAVFSTRYQTFIKTEEGAIAGKGVSGWSASDTAVPTTDCRSVSLPEGRVHGGNLMAMLASSSTTMCNDG, from the coding sequence ATGGATAATTCTCTTATGAATCTGGGGACTACTGCCAGCCTATTCTCCTCGAGTGCTTGTGATTTTTCAATGAGAGTTCGATCAATAGAAGATAACTCTAAGGGGATCAATAAAGTGTCTAGTTATGTGAATGATGTAGACTGTCCAGAGAAGTACTTCGCCCTATGTTTAGGTCAATCACTGAATTctttagatgttatcaagaagAGCTCCATGATTGTTCCTGCATCTTCAGTAACAGAAATTGACAAGTCCTGTGATCTGGGATTGAATTTTCAGCTTCTTCATGGGGATGCAAAAACATCAAATCCTAAATCAATTGCTACTCCTGATGATTCTCATATTGGAAATTCACTGGATCTCCAGTTAAGCCTATCAATTGGCTCATCTGGATCAGTCATAAGTGGCATCAAGCACTTCTTGGATCCAATTCAGTATAGTTTGGAGGCTTCAGCAATGGTAAGTTCAGTGCCAACCAATGATGAAGAAGGGACTTCATCCTCTTGTTGGATGTTTGGTGGCTACATGGATACAACTTTTCACAATTCAGAGACAAGCGGTAGTTTTTCTTCAGGCAAAATAGGTTGCAAAGAATATGATTCACTTGATGGTGCGGTAGACCACCCATTGACTATGTTCAATACATTGAAAAGTCCAATTGTCTTCACTTCTGAAATTACACATCTACAACATAATAGCACAAAGAATTGCCAGTTCCAGGGGTGTGTGAAAAGAGCAAGAGGTGCCTCTGGTCTATGCATAGCACATGGTGGAGGACGAAGGTGCCAAAAACTTGGATGTCAAAAAGGTGCTGAAGGGAGGACAATTTTTTGCAAAGCACATGGAGGTGGTCATCGATGTGAACACCTTGGCTGCACAAAAAGCGCTGAGGGCCGAACTGATTACTGCATTGCCCATGGTGGTGGCCGACGTTGCATCCATGAAAATTGCAGTCATGCTGCAAGAGGTAAATCTGGTCTATGCATCCGGCACGGAGGTGGCAAGAGGTGCAAGAAGGAGAATTGCACAAAAAGTGCAGAAGGTTATACTGGACTGTGCATCTCTCACGGTGGTGGTAAGCGCTGTCAATTCCCATCATGCACAAAAGGTGCACAAGGGAGTACGATGTTTTGCAAGGCACATGGTGGAGGCAAACGGTGTACTTTTTTGGGATGCACGAAAGGTGCTGAAGGGAGCACTCTATTTTGCAAGGGGCATGGTGGAGGAAAGCGGTGCCTATTTGACGGTGGAGGTGTTTGCCCAAAGAGTGTGCATGGTGGTACCTTATTCTGTGTGGCTCATGGTGGTGGGAAGAGATGTGTGGCTCCTTCATGCACCAAGAGTGCTAGAGGGCGAACTAGTTATTGTGTACGTCATGGTGGAGGCAGACGGTGCAAGTATGAAGGCTGTGGGAAAAGTGCACAAGGGAGTACTGATTTTTGCAAGGCCCATGGAGGTGGCAAACATTGTGCATGGGGTCAGTTGTATTCAAATGTCGGCGTTGGTGATGCACCTTGTGACAGGTTTTCCAGGACCAAAGCGGGTCTCTGTGCTGCACACCATTCATTGCAACAAGATCAATGTATTCACGACGAGAGCACTGCTGCTGTGTTTTCTACTCGCTATCAAACGTTCATCAAGACTGAAGAGGGTGCCATTGCAGGAAAGGGGGTATCGGGCTGGAGTGCATCTGATACAGCAGTCCCTACTACTGATTGCAGGTCGGTTTCGCTTCCAGAAGGTCGGGTTCATGGAGGAAATCTCATGGCAATGCTTGCTTCCAGTTCTACTACGATGTGTAACGATGGCTAA